Proteins from a genomic interval of Xanthomonas sp. AM6:
- a CDS encoding peptide chain release factor 3, translating to MSDVAQEAARRRTFAIISHPDAGKTTLTEKLLLFGGAIQMAGSVKGRKAARHATSDWMALEKERGISVTSSVMQFPYEGKIINLLDTPGHADFGEDTYRVLTAVDSALMVIDVAKGVEERTIKLMEVCRLRDTPIMTFINKLDREGKDPIDLLDEVETVLGIQCAPVTWPIGMGQRLKGVVHLISGEVHLYEQGRNFTRQDSTIFPSLDAPGLAERIGEQMLAELRDELELVQGASHPFDLDAYRAGRQTPVFFGSGVNNFGVQPLLDFFAEHAPAPQPHATTGREVHATEEKLTGFVFKIQANMDPQHRDRVAFMRICSGRFSAGMKTLHVRTGKEVKLANALTFMASDREIAAEAYPGDVIGIHNHGTISIGDTFTEGEALSFTGIPNFAPELFRRARLRDPLKLKQLQKGLAQLSEEGATQFFRPLMSNDLILGAVGTLQFDVVAYRLKDEYGVDASFEPVGVVTARWVHCDNPKKLEEFREKNAMNLGIDAAGELVYLAPTRVNLQLAQERAPDVRFAATREHAHSVALD from the coding sequence ATGTCCGATGTTGCCCAGGAAGCTGCGCGCCGCCGCACCTTCGCCATCATTTCCCACCCCGACGCCGGCAAGACCACGCTGACCGAAAAGCTGCTGCTGTTCGGCGGCGCGATCCAGATGGCCGGCTCGGTCAAGGGCCGCAAGGCCGCGCGCCACGCCACCTCCGACTGGATGGCGCTGGAGAAGGAGCGCGGCATCTCGGTGACCTCCTCGGTGATGCAGTTCCCGTACGAGGGCAAGATCATCAACCTGCTCGACACCCCCGGCCACGCCGACTTCGGCGAGGACACCTACCGCGTGCTGACCGCGGTGGACTCGGCGCTGATGGTGATCGACGTGGCCAAGGGCGTGGAGGAACGCACCATCAAGCTGATGGAGGTGTGCCGGCTGCGCGACACGCCGATCATGACCTTCATCAACAAGCTCGACCGCGAGGGCAAGGACCCGATCGACCTGCTCGACGAAGTGGAGACCGTGCTCGGCATCCAGTGCGCGCCGGTGACCTGGCCGATCGGCATGGGCCAGCGCCTGAAGGGCGTGGTGCACCTGATCAGCGGCGAAGTGCACCTGTACGAGCAGGGCCGCAACTTCACCCGCCAGGACTCGACCATCTTCCCGTCGCTGGACGCGCCCGGCCTAGCCGAGCGCATCGGCGAGCAGATGCTGGCCGAACTGCGCGACGAACTGGAACTGGTGCAGGGCGCCAGCCATCCGTTCGACCTGGACGCCTACCGCGCCGGCAGGCAGACCCCGGTGTTCTTCGGCTCGGGCGTCAACAACTTCGGCGTGCAGCCGCTGCTGGACTTCTTCGCCGAGCACGCGCCGGCGCCGCAGCCGCACGCCACCACCGGCCGCGAGGTGCACGCGACCGAGGAGAAGCTGACCGGCTTCGTATTCAAGATCCAGGCCAACATGGACCCGCAGCATCGCGACCGCGTCGCCTTCATGCGCATCTGCTCGGGCCGTTTCAGCGCCGGCATGAAGACCCTGCACGTGCGCACCGGCAAGGAAGTGAAGCTGGCCAACGCGCTGACCTTCATGGCCAGCGACCGCGAGATCGCCGCCGAGGCCTACCCGGGCGACGTGATCGGCATCCACAACCACGGCACCATCTCCATCGGCGACACCTTCACCGAGGGCGAGGCGCTGTCGTTCACCGGCATCCCCAACTTCGCCCCCGAGCTGTTCCGCCGCGCGCGGCTGCGCGACCCGCTCAAGCTCAAGCAGTTGCAGAAGGGCCTGGCGCAGCTGTCGGAGGAAGGCGCCACCCAGTTCTTCCGCCCGCTGATGAGCAACGACCTGATCCTGGGCGCGGTCGGCACCCTGCAGTTCGACGTGGTCGCCTACCGGCTCAAGGACGAATACGGCGTGGACGCCAGCTTCGAGCCGGTCGGCGTGGTCACCGCGCGCTGGGTGCATTGCGACAACCCGAAGAAGCTGGAGGAGTTCCGCGAGAAGAACGCGATGAACCTGGGCATCGACGCGGCCGGCGAACTGGTCTACCTGGCGCCGACCCGGGTCAACCTGCAGCTGGCGCAGGAACGCGCGCCGGACGTGCGCTTCGCCGCGACCCGCGAGCATGCGCACAGCGTGGCGCTGGACTGA
- a CDS encoding M23 family metallopeptidase yields the protein MPGQCPATATAPARAAALRHPRRAVPYRLLLAAWPLLATAACLDAATLYAWRDADGIAHYGDHAADPQRDAIPEQAPQAHPPTQMALARLRLEGQPARQQAWADNRLDGPVQVQLRYRRADNVAAVPALPLRAVLPARGSALLSRLYASDPRYAAPLDLVLEAVPGDPAARPQDALYRLPFADVPVRVDQGAGGRFSHHDAQNHDALDFALAEGTPVLAARAGTVMQVEAGFAEAGLDRETFGGRANFVRVLHADGSMALYAHLAPQGVAVQPGQRVAAGQRLALSGNTGLSTAPHLHFAVQVNRGMRLESIPFRMAGALGELKLPRSAGATDPVQPVAGAAAL from the coding sequence ATGCCCGGCCAGTGCCCGGCCACCGCCACCGCCCCCGCCCGCGCCGCCGCGCTGCGGCATCCCCGCCGCGCCGTGCCGTACCGTCTGCTGCTGGCCGCCTGGCCGCTGCTGGCCACGGCGGCCTGCCTGGATGCGGCCACCCTGTATGCGTGGCGGGACGCCGACGGCATCGCCCACTACGGCGACCACGCCGCCGATCCGCAGCGCGACGCGATACCGGAACAGGCGCCGCAGGCGCACCCGCCAACGCAGATGGCCTTGGCGCGGCTGCGCCTGGAAGGCCAGCCGGCGCGCCAGCAGGCCTGGGCCGACAACCGCCTGGACGGCCCCGTGCAGGTGCAGTTGCGCTACCGCCGCGCCGACAACGTCGCCGCGGTGCCGGCGCTGCCGCTGCGCGCGGTCCTGCCGGCCCGCGGCAGCGCGCTGCTGTCGCGGCTGTACGCCAGCGACCCGCGCTACGCCGCCCCGCTCGACCTGGTGCTGGAGGCCGTGCCCGGCGATCCGGCCGCCAGGCCGCAGGACGCCCTGTACCGGCTGCCGTTCGCCGATGTCCCGGTGCGCGTGGACCAGGGCGCGGGCGGCCGCTTCAGCCACCACGACGCACAGAACCACGACGCGCTGGATTTCGCCCTGGCCGAAGGCACGCCGGTGCTGGCCGCGCGCGCCGGCACGGTGATGCAGGTGGAAGCGGGCTTCGCCGAGGCCGGGCTGGACCGCGAGACCTTCGGCGGCCGCGCCAATTTCGTGCGCGTCCTGCACGCCGACGGCAGCATGGCGCTGTACGCGCACCTGGCGCCGCAGGGCGTGGCGGTGCAGCCGGGCCAGCGCGTGGCCGCCGGGCAACGCCTGGCGCTGTCCGGCAACACCGGCCTGAGCACCGCGCCGCACCTGCACTTCGCCGTGCAGGTCAACCGCGGCATGCGCCTGGAGTCGATCCCGTTCCGCATGGCCGGTGCGCTCGGCGAACTCAAGCTGCCGCGCAGCGCCGGGGCCACGGACCCCGTGCAACCCGTGGCCGGCGCCGCGGCGCTATAA
- a CDS encoding homoserine O-succinyltransferase, whose translation MSLVNTPNRPLAVNAPLDRHAADVAPAADGLLALRGEAAVALPLRHAGVQLLRLRYELTGPAHAPVVFVAGGISAHRHLAANASFPEKGWAEGLVAAGRALDPSQRRLLAFDFVGADGSLDAPIDSADQADAIAALLDALGIAQLHGFVGYSYGALVGLQLAVRHPQRLHRLVAVSGAHRAHPYAAAWRALQRRAVALGQLQCAESHGLSLARQFAMLSYRTPEEFGERFDAPPEVINGRVRVAAEDYLDAAGAQYVARTQVNAYLRLSESIDLHRIDPAAVAVPTVVVAVEGDRLVPLADLVTLVEGLGPRGSLRVLRSPYGHDAFLKETDRIDAILATALRPTGATA comes from the coding sequence ATGAGCCTCGTGAATACGCCCAACCGTCCCCTTGCCGTGAATGCGCCGCTCGACCGCCACGCCGCCGACGTGGCGCCGGCCGCCGATGGCCTGCTCGCGCTGCGCGGCGAAGCCGCGGTGGCGCTGCCGCTGCGCCATGCCGGCGTGCAGCTGCTGCGGCTGCGCTACGAACTCACCGGCCCGGCCCACGCGCCGGTGGTGTTCGTCGCCGGCGGCATTTCCGCGCACCGCCATCTGGCCGCCAACGCCAGCTTCCCCGAGAAGGGCTGGGCCGAGGGCCTGGTCGCCGCCGGGCGCGCGCTGGACCCGAGCCAGCGGCGGCTGCTGGCGTTCGATTTCGTCGGCGCCGACGGCAGCCTGGACGCGCCGATCGACAGCGCCGACCAGGCCGATGCGATCGCCGCGCTGCTGGACGCGCTGGGCATCGCGCAGCTGCATGGCTTCGTCGGCTATTCCTACGGCGCGCTGGTCGGCCTGCAGCTGGCGGTGCGGCATCCGCAGCGGCTGCACAGGCTGGTCGCGGTCAGCGGCGCGCACCGCGCGCATCCGTACGCGGCGGCGTGGCGCGCGCTGCAGCGCCGTGCGGTGGCGCTGGGCCAGTTGCAGTGCGCCGAGAGCCACGGGCTGTCGCTGGCGCGTCAGTTCGCGATGCTCAGCTACCGCACCCCGGAAGAATTCGGCGAGCGCTTCGATGCGCCGCCGGAAGTGATCAACGGCCGCGTCCGCGTCGCCGCCGAGGACTACCTGGATGCCGCCGGCGCGCAGTACGTGGCGCGCACCCAGGTCAACGCCTACCTGCGCCTGTCCGAGTCCATCGACCTGCACCGCATCGACCCGGCCGCCGTCGCCGTGCCCACCGTGGTGGTCGCGGTCGAAGGCGATCGCCTGGTGCCGCTGGCCGACCTGGTCACCCTGGTCGAAGGGCTGGGCCCGCGCGGCAGCCTGCGCGTGCTGCGCTCGCCGTACGGCCACGACGCCTTCCTGAAAGAAACCGACCGCATCGACGCGATCCTCGCCACCGCCCTGCGCCCCACCGGAGCTACCGCATGA
- a CDS encoding O-succinylhomoserine (thiol)-lyase, with the protein MSTAHDNDLPCSAATAAVRAGIDRDTAYGAVTPPIVLSSNFSFDGFGNKRQYDYTRSGNPTRDLLGEALAELEGGAGGVITATGMGAINLVLNALLQPGDKLVVPHDAYGGSWRLFNALARKGHFDLITADLTDPRSLAEALAQSPKLVLIETPSNPLLRITDLRFVIDAAHKAGALAVVDNTFLSPALQKPIAFGADLVIHSTTKYVNGHSDVVGGAVIAADAELHQQLVWWANALGLTGSPFDAFLTLRGLRTLDARLRVHQENAQAVVALLDGHAAVSQVYYPGLATHPGHAVAARQQQGFGAMISFELAGGEAEVRAFVDGLRYFTLAESLGGVESLVAHPASMTHAAMTAEARASAGIGDGLLRLSVGIESSEDLIADLQAGLLRAQQAGEALARKRVDA; encoded by the coding sequence ATGAGCACTGCCCACGACAACGATCTGCCCTGCAGCGCCGCCACCGCCGCGGTGCGCGCCGGCATCGACCGCGACACCGCCTACGGCGCGGTGACCCCGCCGATCGTGCTGTCGTCGAACTTCAGCTTCGACGGCTTCGGCAACAAGCGCCAGTACGACTACACCCGCAGCGGCAACCCGACCCGCGACCTGCTCGGCGAGGCGCTGGCGGAGCTGGAAGGCGGCGCCGGCGGCGTGATCACCGCCACCGGCATGGGCGCGATCAACCTGGTGCTCAACGCGCTGCTGCAGCCCGGCGACAAGCTGGTGGTGCCGCACGACGCCTACGGCGGCAGCTGGCGCCTGTTCAACGCGCTGGCCAGGAAGGGCCACTTCGACCTGATCACCGCCGACCTGACCGATCCGCGCTCGCTGGCCGAGGCGCTGGCGCAGTCGCCGAAGCTGGTGCTGATCGAGACCCCGTCCAACCCGCTGCTGCGCATCACCGACCTGCGCTTCGTCATCGATGCCGCGCACAAGGCCGGCGCGCTGGCGGTGGTCGACAACACCTTCCTGTCGCCGGCGCTGCAGAAGCCGATCGCCTTCGGTGCCGACCTGGTCATCCACTCCACCACCAAGTACGTCAATGGCCACAGCGACGTGGTCGGCGGTGCGGTGATCGCCGCCGATGCCGAGCTGCACCAGCAACTGGTGTGGTGGGCGAACGCGCTGGGCCTGACCGGTTCGCCGTTCGATGCGTTCCTGACCCTGCGCGGGCTGCGCACGCTGGACGCGCGGCTGCGCGTGCACCAGGAGAACGCGCAGGCGGTGGTGGCGCTGCTGGACGGGCATGCGGCGGTCAGCCAGGTCTACTACCCGGGCCTGGCCACGCATCCGGGGCATGCGGTCGCGGCACGGCAGCAGCAGGGCTTCGGCGCGATGATCAGCTTCGAGCTGGCCGGCGGCGAGGCCGAGGTGCGCGCCTTCGTCGACGGCCTGCGCTATTTCACCCTGGCCGAATCGCTGGGCGGCGTGGAGAGTCTGGTGGCGCATCCGGCGTCGATGACGCATGCGGCGATGACCGCCGAGGCGCGCGCCAGTGCCGGCATCGGCGACGGCCTGCTGCGCCTGTCGGTGGGCATCGAGTCCAGCGAAGACTTGATCGCCGACCTGCAGGCCGGTCTGCTGCGTGCGCAGCAGGCCGGCGAGGCGCTGGCGCGCAAACGGGTGGACGCGTGA
- a CDS encoding homoserine dehydrogenase yields the protein MAPQRHAVSAPHAPRLALLGTGTVGRAFVARYQALRQRRAGLPAFAWLANSRTRQACLPDAAAQALDAANAAPRGAQAQALALDDLRRGDVLVDATASDAVAQRHAQWLARGVHVVTANKLGRGAALERAQQIEAARHAGATHYGDSATVGAGLPLLSSLRALVAGGDHIHVVEGVLSGSLAWLLHRYDGTRAFSDCVREAAAAGYTEPDPREDLSGEDVRRKLLILARAAGLPLRADQVQVESLLPAALAAAAPAAVDAALSALDAPLAARLAQARANGACLRFVGRFDADGASVALRELPLDHPLASGAGTDNRVALHSDRYLRQPLLIQGPGAGAEVTAAALLDDVLRIAAD from the coding sequence CTGGCGCCACAGCGGCACGCCGTCTCGGCGCCGCATGCGCCGCGGCTGGCCTTGCTCGGCACCGGCACCGTCGGCCGCGCCTTCGTCGCGCGTTACCAGGCCTTGCGGCAGCGGCGCGCGGGCCTGCCGGCCTTCGCCTGGCTGGCCAATTCGCGCACGCGCCAGGCGTGCCTGCCCGATGCCGCCGCGCAGGCGCTGGACGCGGCCAACGCCGCCCCGCGCGGCGCGCAGGCGCAGGCCCTTGCGCTGGACGACCTGCGCCGTGGCGACGTGCTGGTCGACGCCACGGCCAGCGACGCCGTCGCGCAGCGGCATGCGCAGTGGCTGGCGCGCGGCGTGCACGTGGTCACCGCGAACAAGCTCGGGCGCGGCGCGGCGCTGGAGCGCGCGCAGCAGATCGAGGCGGCGCGGCACGCCGGCGCCACCCACTACGGCGACAGCGCCACGGTCGGCGCCGGCCTGCCGCTGCTGAGCAGCCTGCGCGCGCTGGTCGCCGGCGGCGACCACATCCACGTGGTGGAGGGCGTGCTGTCGGGCTCGCTGGCGTGGCTGTTGCACCGCTACGACGGCACCCGCGCGTTTTCCGACTGCGTGCGCGAGGCCGCGGCGGCCGGCTATACCGAGCCGGATCCGCGCGAGGACCTGTCCGGCGAGGACGTGCGCCGCAAGCTGCTGATCCTGGCGCGCGCCGCCGGGCTGCCGCTGCGCGCGGACCAGGTGCAGGTGGAGTCGCTGCTGCCGGCGGCACTGGCCGCGGCGGCGCCGGCCGCGGTGGACGCGGCGCTGTCGGCGCTGGATGCGCCGCTGGCCGCGCGCCTGGCGCAGGCGCGCGCGAACGGCGCCTGCCTGCGCTTCGTCGGCCGGTTCGACGCCGACGGGGCGTCGGTGGCGTTGCGCGAGCTGCCGCTGGACCATCCGCTGGCCAGCGGTGCCGGCACCGACAACCGCGTCGCCCTGCACAGCGACCGCTATCTGCGCCAGCCGTTGCTGATCCAGGGCCCGGGCGCCGGCGCCGAAGTGACCGCCGCGGCGTTGCTGGACGACGTGCTGCGCATCGCCGCCGACTGA
- a CDS encoding glycoside hydrolase family 18 protein produces the protein MAARDNAGNASANSAALSVRTRPSGSGGGKRVIGYFVQWGIYGRNYQVADIEKSGSANYMTHINYAFGNVRNNRCEVGVVQPSDPNTGAGGDAFADYTKAFAAAQSVDGVADTWDQPLRGNWNQLKKLKAKHPGLKVLISLGGWTWSRGFASAARPENRQAFVASCIDAYIRGNLPVTDGAGGAAAAAGVFDGIDIDWEYPNACGISCGSAEDRQNFTALLAEFRRQLNEVRSGLLLTVAVGAGVDKIRATDPAQYHPSLDYINVMTYDFHGAFEPTTNHHSALFDSPADPSTGDQRYYNSNDAMQAFLDAGVPAAKLNLGIGFYGRGWTNVPNVNNGLYQSGSPAPGTYEAGIEDYKVLKNAAGTSHTDSAAGAHWKYNGSTFWSYDTPGVITQKMGYVKAQGLGGAFFWEFSGDAPQAELVKAVSNGLQ, from the coding sequence GTGGCCGCGCGCGACAACGCCGGCAACGCCTCGGCCAACAGCGCGGCGCTGAGCGTGCGCACCAGGCCGTCCGGCAGCGGCGGCGGCAAGCGCGTCATCGGCTACTTCGTGCAGTGGGGCATCTACGGCCGCAACTACCAGGTCGCCGACATCGAGAAGAGCGGCTCGGCCAACTACATGACCCACATCAACTACGCCTTCGGCAACGTGCGCAACAACCGCTGCGAAGTGGGCGTGGTGCAGCCGTCCGACCCCAACACCGGCGCCGGCGGCGACGCGTTCGCCGACTACACCAAGGCGTTCGCGGCCGCGCAGAGCGTCGACGGCGTGGCCGACACCTGGGACCAGCCGCTGCGCGGCAACTGGAACCAGCTGAAGAAGCTCAAGGCCAAGCACCCGGGCCTGAAGGTGCTGATCTCGCTGGGCGGCTGGACCTGGTCGCGCGGCTTCGCCAGCGCCGCGCGCCCTGAGAACCGCCAGGCCTTCGTGGCTTCGTGCATCGACGCCTACATCCGCGGCAACCTGCCGGTCACCGACGGCGCCGGCGGCGCAGCGGCGGCGGCCGGCGTGTTCGACGGCATCGACATCGACTGGGAATATCCCAACGCCTGCGGGATCAGCTGCGGCAGCGCCGAGGATCGGCAGAACTTCACCGCGCTGCTGGCCGAGTTCCGCCGCCAGCTCAACGAGGTCCGCTCCGGCCTGCTGCTGACCGTGGCGGTGGGCGCCGGCGTGGACAAGATCCGCGCGACCGACCCGGCGCAGTACCACCCGTCGCTGGACTACATCAACGTGATGACCTACGACTTCCACGGCGCGTTCGAGCCCACCACCAACCACCACTCGGCGCTGTTCGATTCGCCGGCCGATCCGTCCACCGGCGACCAGCGCTACTACAACAGCAACGATGCGATGCAGGCGTTCCTGGATGCCGGCGTGCCCGCAGCCAAGCTCAATCTCGGCATCGGCTTCTACGGGCGCGGCTGGACCAACGTGCCCAACGTCAACAACGGCCTGTACCAGAGCGGCAGCCCGGCGCCGGGCACCTACGAGGCCGGCATCGAGGACTACAAGGTCCTCAAGAACGCGGCCGGCACCTCGCACACCGACAGCGCCGCCGGCGCGCACTGGAAGTACAACGGCAGCACGTTCTGGAGCTACGACACGCCCGGCGTGATCACCCAGAAGATGGGCTACGTGAAGGCGCAGGGACTGGGCGGCGCCTTCTTCTGGGAGTTCAGCGGCGATGCGCCGCAGGCGGAACTGGTCAAGGCGGTCAGCAACGGCCTGCAATAG
- a CDS encoding alpha/beta hydrolase, with protein MRRPIVLLAALAAASLLPPCQAATPAPRYGPQLEGFDYPYPVAHYALDSQRQSLQMAYLDVAPTGAPNGRTAVLLHGKNFCAATWEDTIAALSARGFRVIAPDQIGFCKSSKPAAYQFSFAQLAANTHALLEHLGIARAVVVGHSMGGMLAVRYALMYPQATEHLALVNPIGLEDWKALGVPWQSVDAWYRSEMKTDFDSIKQYQLRTYYAGQWTPAFERWARMQAGMYAGPGKQAVAWNQALTYDMVFNQPVVHELPQLKVATTLFIGQKDTTAIGKALAPDAVKARLGDYPALGKRAAAAIPGARLIEFADLGHSPQVQDPQRFNAALLEALSR; from the coding sequence ATGCGCCGACCCATTGTGCTCCTCGCCGCGCTCGCCGCCGCCTCGCTGCTGCCGCCATGCCAGGCCGCCACGCCCGCACCGCGCTACGGTCCGCAGCTGGAAGGCTTCGACTACCCGTACCCGGTCGCGCACTACGCCTTGGACTCGCAACGCCAGTCCCTGCAGATGGCCTACCTGGACGTGGCGCCGACCGGCGCGCCGAACGGGCGCACGGCGGTCCTGCTGCACGGCAAGAACTTCTGCGCCGCGACCTGGGAAGACACCATCGCCGCGCTGAGCGCACGCGGCTTCCGCGTGATCGCGCCGGACCAGATCGGCTTCTGCAAGTCGAGCAAGCCGGCCGCCTACCAGTTCTCGTTCGCGCAGTTGGCCGCCAACACCCACGCGCTGCTGGAACACCTGGGCATCGCGCGCGCGGTGGTGGTCGGCCACTCGATGGGCGGCATGCTGGCGGTCCGCTACGCGCTGATGTATCCGCAGGCCACCGAACACCTGGCCCTGGTCAACCCGATCGGGCTGGAGGACTGGAAGGCGCTCGGCGTGCCCTGGCAGAGCGTGGATGCGTGGTACCGCAGCGAAATGAAGACCGACTTCGACAGCATCAAGCAATATCAGCTGCGCACCTACTACGCGGGCCAGTGGACGCCCGCGTTCGAACGCTGGGCGCGCATGCAGGCCGGCATGTACGCCGGCCCCGGCAAGCAGGCGGTGGCCTGGAACCAGGCGCTGACCTACGACATGGTGTTCAACCAGCCGGTGGTCCACGAACTGCCGCAGCTGAAGGTCGCCACCACGCTGTTCATCGGCCAGAAGGACACCACCGCGATCGGCAAGGCGCTGGCGCCCGACGCGGTGAAGGCGCGGCTCGGCGACTACCCCGCCCTGGGCAAGCGCGCCGCCGCGGCGATCCCCGGCGCCCGGCTGATCGAATTCGCCGACCTGGGCCACTCGCCGCAGGTACAGGACCCGCAGCGGTTCAACGCCGCGCTGCTGGAAGCGCTTTCGCGCTGA